From the genome of Chlorogloeopsis sp. ULAP01, one region includes:
- a CDS encoding tetratricopeptide repeat protein gives MSSESLEIAKTRYQKGRAALESGQYRDAVEQLEKASALLVRNTRLGGEVQIWLATAYEAAGRTQDAIALCEQIKRHPHSETSKEARRLHYILKAPRLQRPKEWMTEIPDFSALPDNEAKIRFTANTTKSSQPRKPPEVEFVDLSQVNTKDNRFIWVALIVIVLTLGSLIWLSL, from the coding sequence GTGAGTTCAGAGAGTTTAGAGATAGCTAAAACTCGTTACCAGAAAGGGAGAGCTGCCCTTGAAAGTGGGCAATACCGAGATGCTGTTGAACAGTTAGAAAAAGCCAGTGCACTCTTGGTTCGTAATACTCGCCTCGGAGGTGAAGTACAAATTTGGTTGGCGACAGCTTATGAAGCAGCTGGACGCACACAAGATGCGATCGCTCTTTGCGAACAGATCAAACGCCATCCCCACTCAGAAACCAGCAAGGAAGCACGGCGATTACATTACATTCTCAAAGCACCCCGATTACAACGCCCTAAAGAATGGATGACGGAAATTCCCGATTTTAGTGCACTACCTGATAACGAAGCCAAAATTCGTTTTACTGCTAATACTACCAAATCCTCTCAGCCTCGGAAGCCTCCTGAGGTAGAATTTGTTGACCTTAGCCAAGTGAATACAAAGGATAATCGCTTTATCTGGGTGGCTTTAATTGTTATTGTTTTGACGTTGGGTAGTTTAATTTGGTTGAGTTTATAA